DNA sequence from the Hoylesella buccalis ATCC 35310 genome:
CCTGCACCTTGGCAGTCTCCAGCAGACGAAGCACCACATTGTCGCCCTCCTTGAGCGTGGTCGTTCTGTCCACCACCACTTTGAGCGTGTTGCGCATCGTGGGTGCAGCCGTACTTGTTAGCGAATGGAAGCCCATGTTGCGTGCTTTCGTGCCGTATTCCTTGATGAAATCTGCATCGCTCATCGGCTGACCGAGCGAAGACACCACCTGTTTACGTTCCGCCAAGACCTCCATAACTGGAGCGTTTGCTTGCATCTGCCCCTTTTCTGTTCCAATATCGGTGATTGTGGATGTGTTTCCTTTATCATTCGCAAAAGCATTCTCCAATGACGGAGGGACAGATGATGTCTTGGGCAGATACTTTGCTGCCATCTGATAGCTCTTTTCCATCAGGGCAAGCTGTCGTTTCTCTTCATTGTCCTCCCTGCTGTCTTTGGAAGCCAATTCCTTTTTGAGGTTGTCAATCTCCTGTCTCATTGCTTCACGCTCCTGCTCGTGCGGGTCGGGAGCGTAAAAAGAGTTCAACAGCCGATTATTCTCCTCATAGCGGTGCATCGAGTTTTCTATCTTTGCCGTCGATGCAGCCACTTGTGCACGCTCCGCTTCCGAGGGGGCTGTGCTCTGTGCGAAGTAGTCCGACAGCTTGCCCATCTCTTCACGGGTTTGTTCTTCCTCGTGTGCCTTGTCGCCTAATTCGTAGGCTTTTAGCTTGTTGCCCGTAAGCTGCTCGGGCGTTGCCTGCGGAATACTGTCGTTCAAGCCCTGCTCGGCAGCAGTCTTATCCTTATCCGACGGTGCGAAGATAAACCACATTGAAAGGGCAAACAGCAGTCCTAATCCTCCGAAGACTAAGCCTTTCTTCATTTGTTCTTTCTGTTTATTATCCATTGTTGTTGATTTTTTGATGATGTTGTAGGTAATAATTGTCGTGTAACTCATGCAATGTGCTGTTTGTCCCTATCGGACTGTCCACCAACTTTCCTTTGGGGATGATCAGTTTCTCCTTCTTTGGAGGAAGGAAGAACTGCGCTATCATCCAAAGCGAGCAGAGCAGATAGATGAAGCTCAGCCCATAGACGATAGCCTTGCGCTGCCTTATCGTGAGCCTTTCACACAGATGGCGGAGCCACAGGTGAAAGCGCAGATAGTGACGTGAGAGTAAAAAGTTTCTTTTCCTTGCCATAGCCTTATCGTTTATAAGTCTGTATGTCTCTGTTCTCCTTGACGAGGAAGTGTTCCATTAGAAATCCTTGCGGATTATTGTCTGAGCGGACAGAGTTCTGTAGCGTGCAGGTCGTAACAAGACTGCGCTCTGTAATGTTACTCTGACGGACGATAAACTGCCGTGCATAGGTCGTTACCGCATAGGGGTAAGTATTAAAGTTGCAACGGATAGAGTCCACCTCTATGCGCTGATTGATATTACCCGATATGGCACGGTTATAATAGCCTTTCTCCGCCAAGTCCTTATAATAATTGAAAGCCGACTTGTCGCATAGCAGGAAGGCACGCTCCATGTTCCTCTCGATGGCGTCCTTGTCAGGTGCAATGGTGAAGAACAGCTCATGAAAACGACGCACATGCTCTCTTGCCTCTACGGGACGATTACGACTTGCATCCTGACTGAGAGCCAGCATGAGCGACTTTCCCTGGTCAAGCACATAGATTTTCTCCCGCTGCTCCTTGGCGAAGCTGTACGAGGCATAGACGGTATAACCGCTTACCGCCACGCAGACGATAGCAAAGACAAAGGCATAGAGTC
Encoded proteins:
- the traM gene encoding conjugative transposon protein TraM encodes the protein MDNKQKEQMKKGLVFGGLGLLFALSMWFIFAPSDKDKTAAEQGLNDSIPQATPEQLTGNKLKAYELGDKAHEEEQTREEMGKLSDYFAQSTAPSEAERAQVAASTAKIENSMHRYEENNRLLNSFYAPDPHEQEREAMRQEIDNLKKELASKDSREDNEEKRQLALMEKSYQMAAKYLPKTSSVPPSLENAFANDKGNTSTITDIGTEKGQMQANAPVMEVLAERKQVVSSLGQPMSDADFIKEYGTKARNMGFHSLTSTAAPTMRNTLKVVVDRTTTLKEGDNVVLRLLETAKVQGLRIPRQSRLIAIAKIEGNRMHLLIKSIEVGGHIIAVKLSAYDTDGQEGVYIPGSEDINALKEVGANIGGSMGTSFTFASSAKDQIISEAARGVMQGASQLLQKKLRTIKVTLKGGYRLFLVQTK
- the traK gene encoding conjugative transposon protein TraK, coding for MEFKSLGNIETSFRQIRLYAFVFAIVCVAVSGYTVYASYSFAKEQREKIYVLDQGKSLMLALSQDASRNRPVEAREHVRRFHELFFTIAPDKDAIERNMERAFLLCDKSAFNYYKDLAEKGYYNRAISGNINQRIEVDSIRCNFNTYPYAVTTYARQFIVRQSNITERSLVTTCTLQNSVRSDNNPQGFLMEHFLVKENRDIQTYKR